A DNA window from Anastrepha ludens isolate Willacy chromosome 6, idAnaLude1.1, whole genome shotgun sequence contains the following coding sequences:
- the LOC128868291 gene encoding SAP30-binding protein — protein MSKALQSLTAQYTDSENEGEPEDLSPDSSNSQTSQAIIPKPPSPKGSPEKTPNERVKKRRKRKKSVRRLVSYQDDTVISDGDEEESALSNSNDESESEGEEEGVSAHSNELTSRDTSSSVQMEVDENVEVVNESKSPKKVDKLSKYAHYGFSLPPEPKGKPSAELIDKIKHLYGKMETSNMNMNQIIEGRKDFRNPSIYEKLIQYCDINEFGTNYPPEIYDPLQWGAESYYEELARIQKNEMLKRQKERKDTDKIEQATALARKVEEEAKKRKSKWDQPAAAVKPVPPTLTTTVTGTKGTVISAFGSLPKKPAA, from the exons ATGAGTAAAGCTTTGCAAAGTTTGACGGCTCAGTATACAGATTCTGAAAATGAAGGTGAACCAGAAGATCTCAGTCCCGATTCTTCAAACTCACAAACATCCCAG GCCATAATTCCAAAACCACCCAGCCCAAAAGGAAGCCCTGAAAAAACGCCCAACGAAAGAGTAAAGAAACGAAGAAAACGTAAGAAGTCTGTGCGCCGCTTGGTTAGCTACCAAGATGACACAGTTATATCCGATGGCGACGAAGAAGAAAGTGCATTATCGAATTCAAATGATGAATCTGAATCGGAGGGCGAGGAAGAAGGCGTTAGCGCTCACAGTAATGAATTAACTTCAAGGGATACGAGTAGCAGTGTACAGATGGAAGTCGATGAGAACGTTGAAGTAGTGAATGAAAGTAAATCGCCAAAAAAAgttgataaactgagtaaatatgcTCATTATGGATTTTCGCTACCACCGGAGCCTAAAGGCAAACCCTCGGCTGAGTTAATTGATAAAATTAAGCATTTGTATGGGAAAATGGAAACAAGCAATATGAATATGAATCAGATTATAGAAGGTCGCAAAGATTTTCGCAATccaagtatttatgaaaaactAATACAATATTGTGATATAAATGAATTTGGCACCAACTACCCGCCTGAAATCTATGATCCTCTACAATGGGGAGCTGAAAGCTATTATGAAGAATTGGCCCGCATTCAGAAAAATGAAATGCTCAAACGTCAAAAAGAACGAAAGGATACAGATAAAATTGAACAAGCAACAGCATTGGCACGTAAAGTTGAGGAAGAAGCCAAGAAAAG aaaatccaAATGGGATCAGCCGGCTGCTGCAGTTAAACCCGTGCCGCCGACACTAACCACCACAGTTACGGGTACCAAAGGAACAGTTATATCGGCATTCGGTTCCTTGCCAAAGAAACCTGCGGCTTAG
- the LOC128868289 gene encoding conserved oligomeric Golgi complex subunit 6, translating to MNISIEESKIEDRIQKRVNKILETRLEGDKDTLDALNNLSNFFTENTLQNRRNLRSEIERRTVRINDSFLNAFREVKNTLDAVCEDLDTMAKSVQTMKSNLESSKALTHDLITQTNSLQTERERLQVDQQIAEAFLARFQLTVPEHQILYGTTKDAQIVPEFFTVLNRVQSIHADCRVLMQCGYQTAALEIMEEMTLHQEGAFERLYRWTQNHCRNLENNEIGSLVIEAMSRLQDRPVLFKYVIDEYAIARRAVLVRLFIEALTEGGANGNSKPIEMHAHDPKRYIGDMFAWLHQAIPSEKENLSMLLKKCDKNDLSDQTQTALAYIADGVCHPLKVRVETILTSEKDTIVLFAISNLLRFYQQIIKQVVKGGALEQTLIDLQKSSEEIYLNSLSNQVRSILQRPASANLGLEPPQRDLVPPPSVGRLLNMLKEILSVATMVDGRQTDITKIVSCVIDPLLQSVQESASHLPTIDMAVYLLNCLYHMQSSLTVYEYMDERVERLQAQSDAQIDTLISEQASSLVANLNLGPIYTILQNNQTKIEANLLKIFMNKMEAFLEMPEMLLLPQVQLLMSSSHRNAVQKRSFNVIVAIYKQIYERVHDPANGFENPETVFSKTPEQVSKILAV from the exons ATGAATATTTCCATTGAAGAATCTAAGATTGAGGATCGAATTCAAAAACGTGTGAACAAGATTCTGGAAACCAGATTGGAAGGGGATAAA GATACACTGGACGCACTTAATAATCTTTCTAACTTTTTTACGGAAAACACTTTGCAAAATCGTCGAAATCTACGCAGCGAAATTGAGCGGCGTACGGTACGCATAAACGACAGCTTCCTCAACGCTTTCCGGGAAGTGAAAAATACCCTTGATGCAGTTTGTGAAGATCTGGATACTATGGCAAAATCAGTACAGACTATGAAGTCTAATTTGGAATCTTCAAAAGCATTGACGCATGACCTGATTACGCAAACCAATTCGCTGCAGACCGAGCGAGAACGTCTTCAGGTAGACCAGCAGATCGCTGAAGCTTTCTTGGCGCGATTTCAGCTCACTGTGCCCGAGCATCAAATCTTATATGGCACCACAAAAGATGCACAAATTGTGCCGGAATTTTTTACTGTTCTTAACCGAGTGCAAAGCATTCATGCCGACTGTCGCGTACTAATGCAATGTGGCTACCAGACTGCCGCTTTAGAAATAATGGAAGAGATGACACTGCATCAGGAGGGTGCATTTGAACGGCTTTACAGGTGGACACAAAATCATTGTCGAAACTTGGAAAATAACGAAATTGGATCTTTAGTGATTGAAGCAATGAGCCGACTACAGGATCGACCAGTTCTATTCAA GTATGTAATTGACGAGTACGCGATTGCGAGGCGGGCCGTACTAGTGCGCCTTTTTATTGAGGCATTGACGGAGGGCGGGGCCAATGGCAATTCAAAACCTATTGAAATGCATGCTCATGACCCAAAACGTTACATCGGCGACATGTTCGCTTGGTTGCATCAAGCAATTCCAAGTGAAAAGGAAAACTTATCGATGCTACTAAAAAAATGCGATAAAAATG ATTTGTCGGATCAAACACAAACTGCACTAGCCTATATTGCGGATGGAGTTTGCCATCCTCTGAAGGTGCGCGTGGAAACAATATTGACTTCAGAAAAGGATACCATCGTCTTATTCGCCATATCTAACTTACTACGCTTCTACCAGCAAATCATCAAACAG gTTGTTAAGGGCGGTGCACTTGAACAAACACTGattgatttacaaaaatctaGCGAAGAGATTTACCTAAATTCGTTGTCAAATCAAGTGCGCAGCATTTTACAACGTCCGGCCAGCGCTAATTTAGGACTTGAACCGCCACAGCGCGACTTAGTGCCACCGCCGAGTGTGGGTCGTCTTTTGAATATGCTCAAAGAAATACTATCAGTAGCAACCATGGTCGATGGACGACAAACAGATATTACAAAGATCGTGTCTTGTGTTATCGATCCTCTGTTGCAATCAGTACAAGAATCTGCATCCCACTTACCTACAATCGATATGGCGGTTTATCTACTAAACTGTCTCTACCACATGCAAAGCTCGCTGACGGTATACGAATACATGGACGAGCGTGTGGAGCGATTGCAGGCACAGTCCGATGCGCAAATCGATACGCTTATTTCTGAACAAGCATCATCTTTGGTGGCTAATCTTAATCTAGGTCCCATCTACACAATactgcaaaacaaccaaacgaAGATTGAGGCAAATTTgctgaaaatatttatgaataaaatggAGGCCTTTTTAGAAATGCCCGAAATGTTGTTGCTGCCACAAGTACAGTTGCTAATGTCCAGCTCGCATCGTAATGCTGTGCAGAAGCGTTCTTTCAATGTTATTGTtgcaatatacaaacaaatatacGAGCGCGTGCACGATCCGGCGAATGGTTTCGAGAATCCGGAAACAGTCTTTAGTAAAACGCCGGAGCAGGTTAGCAAAATATTGGCAGTTTAG